In the genome of Bradyrhizobium arachidis, one region contains:
- a CDS encoding O-methyltransferase, whose amino-acid sequence MTTPTITSLAPLLDRLFLEAEAASDATQAAVADLSDADRARMMRSKTDYAELYGRLKDAPLAVSRETGMLLYMLTRSSRAEAIVEFGTSFGLSTLHLAAGLRDNGGGRLITSEFEPSKAVRARENLSAGGLIDLVEIREGDALKTLRTDLPETIALVLLDGAKALYPEILDLVEGHLRPGAIVVADNADFSPDYLARVRRPGSGYMSTAFADDVELSVRIN is encoded by the coding sequence ATGACCACCCCGACCATCACATCGCTTGCGCCGCTGCTGGACCGCCTGTTTCTCGAGGCCGAAGCCGCAAGCGATGCAACGCAAGCCGCCGTCGCCGACCTGTCCGATGCCGACCGGGCACGTATGATGCGGAGCAAGACCGATTATGCCGAGCTCTATGGCCGGCTGAAGGACGCACCGCTCGCGGTGTCGCGCGAGACCGGCATGCTGCTCTACATGCTGACGCGCAGCTCCCGCGCCGAGGCGATCGTCGAGTTCGGCACCTCGTTCGGGCTGTCGACCCTGCACCTTGCCGCGGGCCTGCGCGACAATGGCGGCGGCCGTCTCATCACCAGCGAGTTCGAGCCGTCCAAGGCCGTGCGGGCGCGGGAGAACCTGTCGGCCGGCGGCCTGATCGATCTCGTCGAAATCCGCGAGGGCGATGCGCTGAAGACGCTTCGCACGGATCTGCCCGAGACGATCGCTCTCGTGCTGCTCGACGGCGCCAAGGCGCTCTACCCGGAGATCCTGGATCTGGTCGAAGGCCATCTCAGGCCGGGCGCGATCGTCGTCGCCGACAATGCCGATTTCAGCCCCGACTACCTCGCACGCGTGCGCAGGCCCGGCAGCGGCTACATGTCCACGGCCTTTGCCGACGACGTCGAGCTCTCCGTGCGGATCAACTGA
- a CDS encoding FMN-binding negative transcriptional regulator has protein sequence MHVLRPQFRIEEQRALEFAARRGFGVIVAADERGPRASHVPFVLCERDGCAIVQAHFTAKNPLVSLADGNRRFLLIVAGDDAYISNDWYSSRDNVSTWLYEAVHLSGVAHLRGLDQNRGHGDALLAASEARLPKQPWDLAQMEGGKRESMLAAICVVDIVVDQIEGQAKLNQHKPDADHVAVANQLARSQESGHRRLARKMKALRPELGYELR, from the coding sequence ATGCATGTCCTCCGTCCCCAATTCCGCATCGAGGAGCAGCGCGCGCTGGAATTTGCCGCAAGGCGCGGCTTCGGCGTGATCGTGGCGGCGGATGAGCGCGGCCCGCGCGCCTCGCACGTGCCGTTCGTGCTGTGCGAGCGTGACGGATGCGCGATCGTGCAGGCCCATTTCACTGCGAAGAATCCGCTTGTGTCGCTTGCGGACGGCAACAGGCGCTTCCTGCTGATCGTCGCCGGCGATGATGCCTACATTTCGAACGACTGGTATTCCTCACGCGACAACGTCTCGACCTGGCTTTACGAGGCCGTGCATCTTTCGGGCGTGGCGCATCTGCGCGGGCTGGATCAGAACCGCGGACATGGCGATGCGTTGCTGGCGGCCTCTGAGGCGCGGCTTCCGAAACAGCCCTGGGATCTCGCGCAGATGGAGGGCGGCAAGCGCGAGAGCATGCTGGCTGCGATCTGCGTCGTCGATATCGTGGTGGACCAGATCGAGGGGCAAGCCAAGCTCAACCAGCACAAGCCCGATGCGGACCATGTCGCCGTGGCAAACCAGCTGGCGCGCTCGCAGGAGAGCGGACACCGGCGGCTGGCACGCAAGATGAAGGCGCTACGGCCGGAGCTCGGGTATGAGCTCCGATAG
- a CDS encoding TetR family transcriptional regulator — translation MADRRSRSVSSRKQPQQARSTELVAAILDAAVQVLAKEGAQRFTTARVAERAGVSVGSLYQYFPNKAAILFRLQSDEWRRTSEMLRGILEDRATPPLARLRALVHAFIRSECEEAAIRTALSDAEPLYRDAPEAQDARAAGEGIVAAFMREALPKVSDATRELAGELITTTLSEVGKRFSETPRSETEIARHADGLADMFCAYLAELARGRDHS, via the coding sequence ATGGCCGACCGTCGAAGCCGTTCAGTTTCCTCACGAAAACAGCCGCAACAGGCCCGCTCCACCGAGCTGGTGGCGGCCATTCTGGATGCCGCTGTTCAGGTCCTGGCGAAGGAGGGCGCGCAACGTTTCACCACGGCGCGGGTGGCGGAGCGGGCCGGGGTGAGCGTCGGGTCGCTCTACCAATATTTTCCGAACAAGGCCGCGATCCTGTTTCGCCTCCAGAGCGACGAGTGGCGGCGTACGAGTGAGATGTTGCGCGGCATTCTCGAAGACCGCGCGACGCCGCCCCTGGCTCGGCTGCGCGCGCTGGTCCATGCCTTCATCCGCTCCGAATGCGAGGAGGCGGCGATCCGCACGGCGCTCAGCGACGCCGAGCCGCTCTATCGCGACGCGCCCGAGGCGCAGGACGCGCGGGCCGCGGGCGAGGGCATTGTCGCGGCCTTCATGCGGGAGGCATTGCCCAAGGTCTCGGATGCGACGCGCGAGCTCGCCGGCGAGCTGATCACGACGACATTGAGCGAGGTCGGCAAGCGGTTCTCGGAGACGCCGCGCAGCGAGACCGAGATCGCGCGTCATGCCGACGGGCTGGCCGACATGTTCTGCGCCTATCTCGCGGAGCTCGCGCGAGGCCGCGATCATTCCTGA